The sequence GACTGGAGATAACGAAGCGAATCAAGTGTTATTTTGCGATCGCATTCCCAATAATACTACCTTTATTCCCACCGCTAAAGCCGGCGATCCGCAAGCCGCACCAGGTGGTCTACCCAGTGCAGACAGAGGTATTATCGTCAGACTCAACGGACAAAACCAAACTCTCACCAACGCCCAAGATGGCGATATCGGTCGCTATTTTCCCCCTAGTGAAGACCCTGTTGCATTTTATGCGAGTCAAAACCCTTCGCGACAAATTAAATGCGGTGGCGCAAATACCAACGGTGCGGTAGTTGTGGATTTAGGGACATTACCCAGCGCCACCGGTTCCGGTACACCCACTGGTTCCTATGGCTTTGTTCGCTTCCGGGGTAGGGTGAAATAGATCTGGAAGTGTGGGAGGTGTGGGAGGTGTGGGGGGTGTGGGGAGTGTGGGAGATGGGGTGATGGGGTGATGGGGAGATGGGGTGATGGGGTGATGGGGAAGTGGGGGAAGCTTTGGATTTTGAGGAGGATGTTTTGAGTTATGAAATCCAAGTTTCAGGTTCAAAGGCTGACGCTTCAGGTTCAAAGGCTCAAGTTTCAGGTTCAAAGGCTCAAGCTTCAGGCTCAAAGGCTCAAGCTTCAGGCTCAAAGGCTCAAGCTTCAGGTTCAAAGGCTGACGCTTCAGGTTCAAAGGCTCAAGTTTCAGGTTCAAAGGCTGACGCTTCAGGTTCAAAGGCTGACGCTTCAGGTTCAAAAGCTCAAGTTTCAGGTTCAAAGGCTCAAACTTTATCCCCATCACCCCACCTCCCACACTCCCCACACCTCCCACACCTCCCACACCTCCCACACCTCCCACACCTCCCACACTCCCCATCACCCCACCACCCCATCACCCCATCACCCCACGCTAACCACCGCTAACTGGGGGGATTAAGACTACCTCATCCCCATTTTGAAGAATGGTATCTGGTTCGACAAATATCAGATTAATTCCGAAGCGGGTGAGGTGGCGCCACTGTTTCAGTTCTGGGTGTTCTGCAATCAGGCGATCGCACACGGCACTAACGGGTGTATCTTGGGGAAAATTCCATACCAATTCTGCAGCTCCACACGCTTCTTGATAAGCGGCGAATAATTTGACGGTGACGGTGATTGCAGAATTGGACATAAATTTTCTCGCCCTGAGATGAATACTGACAGAATCAAAAAATTTGTTCTAAACGCTCAAAGTCTAGTTGCACTTCACTGTGGAGAGTTCGATTGTGGGGGTCAGTTTTTAAAGCTTTTTTGAGATATATTCTGGCTTTGAGCAGTTGATTTTGATTAATTAGCGCCCGTCCCCAAATTTGATAAGCGATCGCTTGCCATTGTCGCACTTCTGGATCGTCGGGTAAACGAGCGGCTAAAGCTTCCACCAGAGCGATCGCTTGGGGAAATCTTTTTTCTTGCAAAAATCGCTGCAACTGTTCATATGTCTTCCATTTCAGCCGTCGCTCTATTTCTGCTAAATGGGGCGGCTTGGGGGTGGTGACTGTCGTTTTTGGTGCTGTCTGTGGCGGTGTTTGGGGCTGGTCATACCAAGCAGTTGCTGACTGCGTGGTGTGCAACACTGTTTCCTCTGGCGGTACTACCGCCAGCAGGAGCTTGTAAGCTTCTGTTAAAGCAATAAACTTATCTTTAGCTTTTTTGTCATCCTGATTGATATCGGGGTGGTATTGCTGCGCCAAGCGTCGATATGACGTCTTGATATCAGCAAAGGAGGCGCCCGATCTTAAACCCAATAAACGATAGCAATCGCCAAGATCCATTTTGAGTTATCAGCTATCAAATATGCATCTTTCAACTATCAGCACAAAGCTGGAGTTTTTCATGATAAAGAGTAATTTTCTAATTTAAAGTTCAGATTTAACGGAATGGCAAGGGGGCGTGGGACTAGGAAGTGTGGGAGGTGGGGTGATGGGGTGATGGGGTGATGGGGTGGTGTGGGGAGTGTGGGGGATTGGAGCTTGAGCCTTTGAGCCTGACGCTTGAGCCTTTGAGCCTGAAGCTTGAGCCTTTGAGCCTGACACTTGAGCCTTTGAGCCTGACACTTGAGCCTTTGAGCCTGACACTTGAGCCTTTGAGCCTGAAGCTTGAGCCTTTGAGCCTGAAGCTTGAGCCTTTGAGCCTGAAGCTTAAATTTCAGAACCCAAAGCTTCCCCTACCTCCCCACCTCCCCACCTCTCCATCTCCCCATCTCCCTACCCCCTAATCTTACGGTCTTTCCTCAATCACGCGGTCAATCAAGCCGTATTCTTTGGCTTCCGCCGCAGACATGAAGAAGTCACGATCCATGTCTTTTTCAATTTTGGCTATGGTTTGACCTGTTTTATCAGCGTAAATGCCGTTGAGTTGTTGACGAATCCGGAGAATCTCTCTGGCTTCAATTTCGATATCGGTGGCTTGACCACGAGTTCCACCGGAGGGTTGGTGAATCATAATCCGGGAGTGAGGTAAGGCGAGCCGTTTACCTTTGGTACCTGCAGCTAGCAAAAATGACCCCATCGAGGCGGCTAAACCCACGCAAATTGTGACTACATCTGATTTGATGTGTTGCATGGTGTCGAAAATTGCCAAGCCGGATGTCACCATCCCACCAGGAGAGTTGATATATAAATAGATGTCTTTGCCGGGATCTTCAGAATCCAGATACAGCATAACGGCGATAATCTGGTTAGCGATTTCGTCGTCAATGTCTCGTCCCAAGAAAATAATTCTTTCTCGATAAAGGCGATCGTAGATGCTGATCCAGTCTGTGAATTGCCCTCCCGGCATCCGGTAAGGAACTTTGGGAATACCTATAGGCATTTTCGCTACTCCATTTGTAATGAGTTATTAGTTGGCGTTGCTGAATGATAGGTTGATTTTTATCTCGCGCATACCGGCGAAGCCGTTCCCGCAGGGTAGACGCAAAGACGCAAAGAATAGACTTTCATTCTTGGTGAAAAACCCCAATTCATCCTGCAATTATGCAACGCCTGAGTTATTAGTCATTTGTTGTTTGTCATTTGTTGAGTGGAAAGGACAAACGACACAGCACAAATGAACAATTAAAGGATACTGGCAGGTAGTGGGGGATTGGCGAGTTCTTCTTTTTCAAAAACTCGGTCAATCACGCCGTAATCTCTGGCTTGATAGGGAGTCATGTAGAACAGACGATCCATATCTTTGGTGATTTTTGCTTCTGGCTGTCCGGTGGTGTAGGACAGGATATCAACCATTGATGCTTTGTTTGCCAGAACTTCCTTCGCCCGAATTTGGATATCCGTTGCTTGACCTTGGGCGTAACTCTTTGGCTGGTGCAGGATAATGTTAGCGTTGGGTAAGCTGGCGCGGCAGCCTTTTGTTCCAGCACTGAGTAACATCGCTGCCATACCCATTGCCGAACCAATGCAGATAGTGTGGATGGGTGGCTTGATGTATTTCATGGTGTCATAGATGGCGAAGGCTTCGGTTTCAAAGCCAATAGGGTCGCCGCTGTAGCCAGAAGTGCCGGTGGAATTGATATAAATCTTAATCGGTTTTTCGGGGTCGTCGGACTGGAGATAAAGTAGTTGGGCGACGATCAATTCTGTGACAGCAGGCACCAGTGGCATTCCAAGGTAGACTATTCGCTCCTTCAATAATAAGGAAGGTAAATCTGGCGGTGGTGTCCGGTAGGAGTTGTCGCCGTAGTAGGGGGCTTGAACAGCCTTGATGGGGGAAATGTCCATAGCAACTGATCGCCTGAAATTATTGCCGTTAACTGTAATACATCCTAGCGCGATGCTAGCTGTCGTCAAAGTGTGGATTTCTCCCTAGTGCGAATGATAACTGGGTATTTGTGATTCACTACCCCATCTGCTAATTTTCCGTAGCGCTGTTGTGGCGCTTTGTTGTTATTTATAAATGTATATATCCTGAAGTAGGAAGCCTGGGTTATGAAGGTTAGCTTGCAGCCGTCTTTGAATGATGCTAATTTGGATGCCAATCAATTGAATTCTCAGCGTCAGTTGTCTATGGCGATTTCGGCAGTTGCTGAGACTTTAGACCGTCAAGTGCCTCTCAATCTTTGTTTGATTCTTGATCACAGTGGTTCAATGAATGGGCGCCCGTTGGAGACGGTAAAGGAGGCTGCAACTCGTCTGGTTGATCGTCTCAATCCAGGCGATCGCTTGAGTGTGGTAGTGTTCGATCACCGTGCTAAGGTTTTAGTCCCTAATCAAGTAATTGAAGATCCAGAACATATCAAAAAGCAAATTAATCGTCTCTCTGCTGATGGGGGAACGGCGATTGATGAGGGGTTACGCTTGGGAATTGAGGAGTTGGCTAAGGGCAAAAAGGAAACTGTTTCTCAAGCTTTTTTGTTGACTGATGGCGAAAATGAACACGGAAACAACGATCGCTGTCTGAAGTTTGCCCAGTTGGCTGCTGGTTATAATTTGACTTTGAATACTTTGGGTTTTGGTGACAACTGGAATCAAGATGTTTTAGAAAAAATTGCTGATGCGGCTGCGGGGACTTTATCTTATATTCAACGT is a genomic window of Fortiea contorta PCC 7126 containing:
- a CDS encoding MoaD/ThiS family protein; the encoded protein is MSNSAITVTVKLFAAYQEACGAAELVWNFPQDTPVSAVCDRLIAEHPELKQWRHLTRFGINLIFVEPDTILQNGDEVVLIPPVSGG
- a CDS encoding J domain-containing protein; translation: MDLGDCYRLLGLRSGASFADIKTSYRRLAQQYHPDINQDDKKAKDKFIALTEAYKLLLAVVPPEETVLHTTQSATAWYDQPQTPPQTAPKTTVTTPKPPHLAEIERRLKWKTYEQLQRFLQEKRFPQAIALVEALAARLPDDPEVRQWQAIAYQIWGRALINQNQLLKARIYLKKALKTDPHNRTLHSEVQLDFERLEQIF
- a CDS encoding ATP-dependent Clp protease proteolytic subunit is translated as MPIGIPKVPYRMPGGQFTDWISIYDRLYRERIIFLGRDIDDEIANQIIAVMLYLDSEDPGKDIYLYINSPGGMVTSGLAIFDTMQHIKSDVVTICVGLAASMGSFLLAAGTKGKRLALPHSRIMIHQPSGGTRGQATDIEIEAREILRIRQQLNGIYADKTGQTIAKIEKDMDRDFFMSAAEAKEYGLIDRVIEERP
- a CDS encoding ATP-dependent Clp protease proteolytic subunit, with translation MDISPIKAVQAPYYGDNSYRTPPPDLPSLLLKERIVYLGMPLVPAVTELIVAQLLYLQSDDPEKPIKIYINSTGTSGYSGDPIGFETEAFAIYDTMKYIKPPIHTICIGSAMGMAAMLLSAGTKGCRASLPNANIILHQPKSYAQGQATDIQIRAKEVLANKASMVDILSYTTGQPEAKITKDMDRLFYMTPYQARDYGVIDRVFEKEELANPPLPASIL